From the Thomasclavelia ramosa DSM 1402 genome, the window AATTAATGACTTGAAGGACATTATTGTCTCAGGAACCGGAGATCTTGATTTGAAAGATAAACGTTTATATGTTGATCTTAATATTAAAGGAACTATGATTCTTCCTTGTGCTATTACACTTGAAGATGTTGAGTATCCTTTTGAAATTAATTCAACTGAAGTGTTTGCTTTTGAAAAACCTGATCCACTTGAAGATGTTCATGAAGTAAAAAAAGATATTGTTGATCTTACCCCAGTGGTATTTGAAAACATTATGCTGGAAGTACCGATGAGGGTCGTCAAAGATGATGCTAATATTAAATCTAAAGGAAAAGGTTGGAGAATATTAGATAACAGTACTAGTGATAAAGATGATGATTATATCGATCCTAGGTTAGCTAAATTAAAAGATTATTTTAAAGATTAAATAGGAGGTTATACTGATGGCAGTACCATTTAGAAGAGTTTCAAGTACAAGAAGAAATAAGAGAAGAACTCATGATAAGCTTACAGCACCAGCTGTAGTTGTATGTCCAGAGTGCGGTGAATACAAAATGTCTCATAAAGTTTGTAAACATTGCGGTACTTACAAAGGACAAAAAGTTTTATAAGAAACGGCGTCTTAAGGGCGCTTTTTTTGTTGTTTAAGGGTTGATTAACGAAATTTTACGTTAATTGACCCTTTTTTTGTTTAATTGTCGAAATCTTCTTATTTAAAGAAAATGCTATACAAAGTATCGACCAGGGTATATAATGGTGGTAAGAAGTGTTAATTTGTGTTACTAAGTGTTAAAGAGTGGGTGATATAGATGTTCATGGGTGAATTTAGGCATAATATTGACGCCAAGGGGCGTCTTATTATTCCTTCAAAATTAAGGGAGCAATGTGGCGAGAGTGTTGTAATCACTCGCGGTTTTGATGGTTGTCTAGCTTTATACACCCAAGAAGGCTGGAATGACTATTATCAAAAACTCCAAACACTGCCAAAAACTAAAAGAGAGGCACGTAACTTTGTTAGAATTATTACTTCAAGAGCAAGTGAATGTGAATTTGATAAATTAGGGAGAGTAAATATTCCTAATGTTTTAAGAATAGAAGGTAAATTAGAAAAGGAATGTATCATCGTTGGCGTTGGTGATCATGTAGAAATCTGGAATCAGAATATTTGGGATGATTATTATGATGCCAATAAAGATAACTTTGATGAAATTTCTGAATCGTTAGAAGGTTTTGAATTATAGGAGAGAGCGATGTTTGATCATGTAACAGTATTATTGAAGGAAGCCGTTGAGGGCTTGAATATTAAAGCAGATGGAATTTATGTTGATTGCACCTTAGGCGGAGCAGGACATAGTTGTGCTATTTTAAAGCAGCTTACGACCGGTCATTTGTATTGTTTTGATCAAGATCAAACGGCAATTGAAGCAGCTCGTCTACGCCTTGATGCAGTTGGTAACAACTATACAATCATTTATTCTAATTTTGTAAATATTAAAGAAAAATTAAATGAATTAGGTGTAACAAGAGTCGACGGAATATTGTTTGATTTAGGTGTATCATCTCCTCAGTTCGATACAGGTTCTAGAGGCTTTAGCTATAATTATGATGCTCGCCTTGATATGCGAATGGATACATCAAATCCACTTGATGCTTATGCAATCGTTAATACGTGGCCGTATGAAAGGATTGTTGAAATTTTATATAAATATGCTGATGAAAAGTTTGCTAAACAGATTGCACGTAAAATTGAACAAAAACGACAAATACGACCAATTGAAACAACTTTTGAATTAGTTGATATTATTAAAGATGCAATTCCTGCTTTTGCCCGACGTAAAGGAGGTCATCCTGCTAAGCGGACTTTTCAGGCCCTTAGAATAGCAGTTAATGATGAATTAAATGTCTTTGATCGAGCCTTAAAGGATTCACTAGATTTATTGAACGTTGGGGGTAGAATTTCAGTTATTACTTTCCATAGTTTGGAAGATAAAATATGTAAATATACATTTAATGATGTAACTAAGTTAAAGGATGTGCCACCGGGATTACCAGTAATTCCTGATTACTTACAGCCGAGATTTAAATTAATTAATAAAAAAGCAATGGTTGCTTCAAAAGAAGAGCTTGAAGTTAATCATCGCGCGCATTCTGCAAAACTAAGAATAATCGAGAGGGAGTTTGAAAATGAGACATAAGACTAAAAAAACTAAATTTGAAGCTTTTTCACAAAGATTTCTAGTAATTTCAATGGTAATTTTTGTTTTTGGAATTATTGGCGTTAAGTCGATGGAATCATCATATAATCGAACAGCTCAAGTTCTAGAAAAGGAAATTAAAACGATAAAGAGTGATATTGATAGTTTAGAAATGCAAAAACAAGAATTAGCATCTTTTTCACGCCTTAGTTCAGTAGCTAATGCTAAAGGATATACATATAGCAATGATTCAGTAGCTGCCTCTACTCAAGCACAACAAAATCAATAATGAATCAATTTAAAAGTGCAAAGATAGCTTATGTTGTCTTTGCATTAGTTATTTTTTCCCTTGTTGCTAATATTGTTTATTTAGGAGTGACAGGTAAGCATTTAATCAGTGGGGCTGATATCGCCACATTTGCTAAAAGTAGAGGTAAGGCAAAAACGATTGATTATGCAACCCGAGGGGAAATTTATACTAGTGATAATGAAGTTGTAGCTTCAAATGTAAAAAAATATAAATTAATCGCTATTGTATCAAGTAGTAGAATTAATCATGGCAAAGATGATGCATATGTTAAAGATATTACGGCTACAGCAAATGCAATAGCACCAATTATTGGGATGGACCCAACTGTAATGGCTCAAAAACTCCAAGAAAAGGTAGATGCAGGAGCATATCAGGTTGAATTTGGAACCAATGGTAATGATCTAAGTGCGGGTGTCAAAAAACAAATTGAGGATACTGGATTACCAGGTTTAGAATTTATTGAAAGTAATTCTCGTAATTACCCATATGGAGATTTTTGCAGCTATATTATCGGTTATGCTAAAGGAACTGAAACGGATGGAGTCAAAGGACTTGTCGGTGAAATGGGTCTTGAAGCAATTTATGACAAAACTTTATCCGGTGAAAACGGTTATAAAGTCTATCAAAAAGATTCAAAAGGATATGTTTTACCGGACGGAATCTTGGAACAAAAAGACGCTGTTGATGGAGATGACATTTATTTAACGATCGACAGTTCATTACAACGAGATCTTGATTACCAGCTGGCAACTGAAGCAGCGGCGGCACAAGCTCTTAAAGCATCATGTGTAATCATGGAGGCTAAGACTGGAAAAATTTTAGCTTTATCAAGTTATCCTTCATTTAATCCAAATGAGCGAAATATAGAGGACTATAAAAATTTCTTTTTTGATACTGCTTATGAATGTGGTTCGGTTTTTAAATCATTTGTTTATGCTAGTTCGATTGAAAGCGGCTTATATAATGGTGCAGCTACATATGAATCTGGTAAATATGATTATGGTGGTTCAAGACCGATTCGCGACCATAATAATGGTGCTGGATGGGGGAGTATTAGTTATGATGAAGGTTTTTATCGTTCAAGTAACGTTGCAATTTGTAATCTGCTTGAACGCGGGTATACTAATCGTGATGAATTACTAGATGTATATGAAAAATTAGGTTTTTTCCAATCAAGCAATATTGATGGCTTTGATTCAGTTGCAGGGACAGCGTTATACAAAACCGATAAAAGTAGAGCGGCCTATTTAACTACAGGATTTGGGCAGGGCTCTACCGTTACAGCTTTACAACTATTGCGCGCATATAGTGTCTTTGCAAATGATGGAAAAACTGTTGAACCTTATTTAATTGAAAAAATCGTTAATAAAGAAACAAACGAAGTTACATATAAAGGTAAAACAGAATATTCAGAGCAAATATTTTCTTCACAAACAGTTCAACATGTTCGAGATCTACTAAAAGGAGTAGTAACTGAAAGTATGGGAACAGCAAAGAAATTTAATCTTGATAATGGTGTTCAAATTATCGGTAAGACCGGAACGGGACAAGTAGTTGTTGATGGTGGTTATTCAAGTACTATTTATACCAAATCCTTTTCGGG encodes:
- the mraZ gene encoding division/cell wall cluster transcriptional repressor MraZ — its product is MFMGEFRHNIDAKGRLIIPSKLREQCGESVVITRGFDGCLALYTQEGWNDYYQKLQTLPKTKREARNFVRIITSRASECEFDKLGRVNIPNVLRIEGKLEKECIIVGVGDHVEIWNQNIWDDYYDANKDNFDEISESLEGFEL
- the rsmH gene encoding 16S rRNA (cytosine(1402)-N(4))-methyltransferase RsmH, whose protein sequence is MFDHVTVLLKEAVEGLNIKADGIYVDCTLGGAGHSCAILKQLTTGHLYCFDQDQTAIEAARLRLDAVGNNYTIIYSNFVNIKEKLNELGVTRVDGILFDLGVSSPQFDTGSRGFSYNYDARLDMRMDTSNPLDAYAIVNTWPYERIVEILYKYADEKFAKQIARKIEQKRQIRPIETTFELVDIIKDAIPAFARRKGGHPAKRTFQALRIAVNDELNVFDRALKDSLDLLNVGGRISVITFHSLEDKICKYTFNDVTKLKDVPPGLPVIPDYLQPRFKLINKKAMVASKEELEVNHRAHSAKLRIIEREFENET
- a CDS encoding YceD family protein; the encoded protein is MIILKYNLQWIVKHRGKFDFEEGLTFPSELFDQYAQINDLKDIIVSGTGDLDLKDKRLYVDLNIKGTMILPCAITLEDVEYPFEINSTEVFAFEKPDPLEDVHEVKKDIVDLTPVVFENIMLEVPMRVVKDDANIKSKGKGWRILDNSTSDKDDDYIDPRLAKLKDYFKD
- the rpmF gene encoding 50S ribosomal protein L32: MAVPFRRVSSTRRNKRRTHDKLTAPAVVVCPECGEYKMSHKVCKHCGTYKGQKVL
- a CDS encoding penicillin-binding protein, producing the protein MNQFKSAKIAYVVFALVIFSLVANIVYLGVTGKHLISGADIATFAKSRGKAKTIDYATRGEIYTSDNEVVASNVKKYKLIAIVSSSRINHGKDDAYVKDITATANAIAPIIGMDPTVMAQKLQEKVDAGAYQVEFGTNGNDLSAGVKKQIEDTGLPGLEFIESNSRNYPYGDFCSYIIGYAKGTETDGVKGLVGEMGLEAIYDKTLSGENGYKVYQKDSKGYVLPDGILEQKDAVDGDDIYLTIDSSLQRDLDYQLATEAAAAQALKASCVIMEAKTGKILALSSYPSFNPNERNIEDYKNFFFDTAYECGSVFKSFVYASSIESGLYNGAATYESGKYDYGGSRPIRDHNNGAGWGSISYDEGFYRSSNVAICNLLERGYTNRDELLDVYEKLGFFQSSNIDGFDSVAGTALYKTDKSRAAYLTTGFGQGSTVTALQLLRAYSVFANDGKTVEPYLIEKIVNKETNEVTYKGKTEYSEQIFSSQTVQHVRDLLKGVVTESMGTAKKFNLDNGVQIIGKTGTGQVVVDGGYSSTIYTKSFSGMAPYEDPQIIVNIVFQGADNDTTQHQANVIKSVMPAALSIVNKYNAPETTTVSSDYKLDSYVNQSVSFVKSKLESKAVNVQVIGNGNTVLEQYPEAGSKVAKNDRVFIKTESNDIVLPNFTGWSRKDVLTFGSLSGVNITIDGGNGLVGAQSAPEGTVVHNGDALTITLQ